One Falco naumanni isolate bFalNau1 chromosome 12, bFalNau1.pat, whole genome shotgun sequence genomic region harbors:
- the LEFTY1 gene encoding left-right determination factor 1: MDVRFARMLCMLCLVITVQAFNQEGFKEVLLKQLGLSEVPKLHKRDLVDLVIPDHIKNKYISMLKRHRVKRRALPSLAGILRGIPGNAEVPSSDTTMRQNLIFDMEGRIPENSEVAMAELKLFKKPLDRANLPAKQSHRPVSNARVSVYWVQRQHDGTNRTSLIDSRLIPIRESGWKNFDVTPAVHYWLRNKRREPMFLEVWIEGERVGSHALEMAKAVRFTSQDPKDKALGKPELVLYTLNLEDYGGPGDCKEEAVTAKSTCCRQKHYVNFRELTWMQYWIIEPAGYQAYRCSGGCLQPPSPLRHFGYGERTCAVVESSPLPMMYLVKRGNRTEIEAAEFPNMIVEKCSCVMDGMALV; encoded by the exons ATGGACGTGAGGTTCGCCCGGATGCTCTGCATGCTCTGCCTGGTCATCACGGTCCAAGCGTTTAACCAGGAAGGGTTCAAGGAGGTGTTGCTGAAGCAGCTGGGGCTCTCCGAGGTCCCTAAACTTCATAAGAGAGACTTGGTGGACCTGGTTATCCCAGACCACATAAAGAACAAATACATCTCCATGCTGAAGCGCCACAGGGTGAAGCGGCGAGCTTTGCCGAGCCTGGCTGGCATCCTCAGGGGGATTCCTGGCAATGCAG AAGTCCCCTCCTCTGACACCACCATGCGCCAGAACCTGATCTTTGACATGGAGGGCAGAATACCTGAAAACAGCGAAGTGGCAATGGCTGAactgaaacttttcaaaaagcCTCTGGACAGAGCCAACCTGCCTGCCAAGCAGTCTCACAGGCCCGTCTCCAACGCCAGAGTCAGCGTGTACTGGGTGCAACGGCAGCACGATGGGACCAACAGGACCTCCCTGATAGACTCCAG GCTGATTCCTATACGTGAGTCGGGCTGGAAGAACTTTGATGTGACGCCCGCCGTGCATTACTGGCTGAGAAACAAGCGGCGTGAGCCAATGTTCCTGGAGGTCTGGATTGAAGGAGAAAGGGTAGGCAGCCATGCCTTGGAAATGGCCAAAGCCGTGCGTTTCACCTCTCAGGACCCCAAGGATAAAGCCCTAGGCAAACCTGAACTGGTGCTTTACACCCTCAACTTGGAAGACTATGG GGGCCCTGGGGACTGCAAGGAGGAGGCGGTGACAGCAAAATCCACCTGCTGCCGGCAGAAACACTATGTCAACTTCCGTGAGCTCACCTGGATGCAGTACTGGATCATTGAGCCCGCAGGGTACCAGGCTTACCGGTGCTcagggggctgcctgcagccccccagcccgctgcGGCACTTTGGCTATGGGGAGCGCACCTGTGCCGTGGTGGAGAGCTCCCCGCTCCCCATGATGTACCTTGTCAAGAGGGGCAACCGCACGGAGATCGAAGCAGCCGAGTTTCCCAACATGATCGTTGAGAAGTGCAGCTGCGTCATGGACGGCATGGCACTGGTGTGA
- the SDE2 gene encoding replication stress response regulator SDE2 translates to MALLVRDPLAPRARPWPLPPGGGSVRRLRRDRARALNIPEESLYVKCNGRLVSDEDVLQNGAVYSLEPRLCGGKGGFGSMLRALGAQIEKTTNREACRDLSGRRLRDVNHEKAMAEWVKQQAEREAEKEQRRLERLQRKLAEPKHCFTNPDYQQQCHEMAERLEDSVLKGLQATSSKMVSPESGDSRKRPGESGKNGAKPRKRKCFWLGLEGLDDCDSSDCEDESEDDSPHASDGSCPSGSRYDENAGNTNECSGSSVDSIEDSPGTSATEKPLEQPDGTGRDLQGEASTGGQTEIPAEENSKMTKPPKEEAQEKNEVTQALKEEEQENVSSKAQETNQLQSTEVEPIDLLAFNSAVEMEALGLDQLKMQLMSLGLKCGGTLKERAARLFSVRGLSRDQIDPALFAKPSKGKKK, encoded by the exons ATGGCGCTGCTGGTGCGGGACCCGCTGGCTCCGCGGGCGCGGCCCTGGCCGCTGCCGCCCGGCGGGGGCTCCGTGCGCCGCCTCCGCCGCGACCGCGCTCGGGCGTTG AATATTCCTGAAGAAAGCTTGTATGTGAAATGTAACGGACGACTGGTTAGTGATGAAGATGTATTGCAGAATGGAGCCGTTTACAGCCTGGAACCAAGACTTTGTGGTGGCAAAGGAG gaTTTGGATCTATGCTGCGAGCACTTGGTGCTCAGATTGAGAAGACAACAAATAGAGAGGCTTGCCGAGATCTCAGTGGAAGGAGACTTCGAGATGTCAATCATGAAAAAGC GATGGCTGAATGGGTGAAGCAGCAAGCAGAAcgggaagcagaaaaagagcaaaGGCGCTTGGAAAGGCTGCAGCGGAAACTTGCCGAGCCAAAGCACTGTTTCACAAATCCGGACTACCAGCAGCAGTGCCATGAAATGGCTGAGCGACTGGAAGATTCAGTCCTTAAAG GATTGCAGGCTACTTCAAGCAAAATGGTGTCACCAGAAAGTGGTGATAGTAGGAAGCGTCCAGGTGAATCTGGAAAGAATGGAGCAAAACCTcgaaaaagaaagtgtttttg GCTGGGATTGGAAGGATTGGATGATTGTGACAGTTCAGACTGTGAAGATGAGAGTGAAGATGATTCCCCTCATGCATCTGATGGAAGTTGTCCATCAGGCAGCAGATACGATGAAAATGCTGGCAATACAAATGAATGTTCCGGCAGCTCTGTGGATTCGATAGAGGATAGTCCAGGTACCAGTGCAACTGAGAAACCACTAGAGCAGCCGGATGGTACTGGAAGAGATCTGCAAGGAGAAGCATCCACAGGTGGGCAAACCGAAattccagctgaagaaaatagtaaaatgaCAAAGCCCCCAAAGGAAGAGGCccaagaaaagaatgaagtaaCCCAGGCTCTGAAAGAAGAGGagcaagaaaatgtttcttctaaGGCACAGGAAACGAACCAGTTACAGAGCACA gaGGTGGAACCAATAGACCTACTGGCATTCAACTCCGCTGTTGAAATGGAAGCCCTGGGTTTAGATCAGCTGAAGATGCAATTGATGTCTTTAGGACTGAAATGTGGAGGCACTTTAAAGGAAAGAGCAGCAaggcttttttcagtgagaGGTCTGTCTAGAGACCAGATTGATCCTGCCTTATTTGCAAAGCCctctaaagggaaaaaaaagtga